In Candidatus Obscuribacterales bacterium, one genomic interval encodes:
- the nadD gene encoding nicotinate (nicotinamide) nucleotide adenylyltransferase, translating to MPKKSKYSTHLEPWIVKELRKMQRKHGTIEVICNGGTFSPIHLGHLLVAQAATEQFGIHATLWIPNGDPPHKKNVLDKEHRIAMVKKATKSNPHFFVTRLEADRPGKSYTNETLKQLSEELGPNVHFNLLFGADNISQLAGWDGGQDYIRQCRLLVASRDTGDTSGGHHDEIVDTWRKQLPGYDIERINCPMNSISSTTIRELIAQGRSIEYYVPAGVNKYIRKHELYLPQTILSAAR from the coding sequence ATGCCTAAGAAATCTAAATACAGTACCCACCTTGAACCTTGGATAGTGAAAGAACTACGCAAAATGCAACGGAAACACGGCACTATCGAAGTCATCTGCAATGGAGGGACGTTCAGTCCAATTCACCTCGGTCACTTGCTTGTTGCCCAAGCCGCAACAGAACAGTTCGGTATTCATGCAACTCTGTGGATTCCCAACGGCGATCCACCGCACAAGAAAAACGTGCTTGATAAAGAGCACCGAATTGCCATGGTAAAGAAAGCGACAAAATCCAATCCGCACTTTTTTGTAACTCGCCTGGAAGCAGATCGTCCCGGCAAGTCGTATACAAATGAGACGCTCAAACAGCTTAGCGAAGAATTGGGACCAAACGTACACTTCAATCTTCTTTTCGGAGCGGACAACATTTCGCAGCTTGCAGGATGGGACGGCGGACAGGACTATATCCGTCAGTGTCGATTGCTGGTTGCATCCAGAGATACCGGCGATACAAGCGGCGGGCATCACGACGAAATCGTCGATACGTGGCGCAAACAATTGCCGGGTTATGACATTGAACGCATCAACTGCCCGATGAATTCAATATCAAGCACAACGATTCGTGAGTTGATTGCACAAGGACGTTCAATCGAATATTACGTACCTGCCGGAGTCAACAAATACATTCGTAAACACGAACTTTATCTACCACAAACCATTCTCAGCGCAGCGAGGTAA